The Coccidioides posadasii str. Silveira chromosome 3, complete sequence genome contains a region encoding:
- a CDS encoding uncharacterized protein (EggNog:ENOG410Q5FD), whose product MPVDRQSSPSPDSPSPSLRTHGRSPNQPTQTRDTNSSSREQGRRRGRGRGRGERSGNQNKTGAVVSIRGRPYCSQKCLLGLRDGGSLDPSCPNFEDHSGKPIPSHNFPSLIGRSPWVSPSDSNNTGEFPETQEGTRWGLSAIDDLAVWSTP is encoded by the coding sequence ATGCCGGTTGACAGACAATCTTCCCCCTCTCCGGATTCCCCGTCGCCCTCATTGAGAACTCATGGAAGGAGTCCTAACCAACCGACTCAAACCAGAGATACTAATAGTAGTAGTCGTGAGCAGGGTAGGCGTCGGGGCCGTGGACGTGGACGTGGTGAGCGTAGTGGGAATCAAAACAAGACTGGCGCGGTGGTGAGCATACGCGGTCGTCCATATTGTTCCCAGAAATGCCTCCTTGGGCTGAGGGATGGAGGTTCCCTTGACCCATCATGTCCAAATTTTGAGGACCACTCTGGAAAGCCTATTCCCTCCCACAATTTCCCAAGCCTTATCGGTAGGTCTCCCTGGGTTTCCCCCTCCGATTCGAATAACACGGGAGAATTTCCCGAAACCCAAGAAGGCACACGATGGGGTCTTTCAGCCATTGATGACCTGGCGGTCTGGAGCACCCCGTAA
- a CDS encoding uncharacterized protein (EggNog:ENOG410PYIG) has product MDDSMIGPWLLELPMDVTIYVNTSRLLEEFRDWAYKRTPLSTRQQAYTRPIAHESRAFARLDSIGENGTWAVNCHGWMKLSDKEFKRLQKYDSLTRWAVVKDYNPNTITISDVPEIRRKMIIARKVSFTLNM; this is encoded by the exons ATGGATGACTCTATGATTGGCCCCTGGCTCTTGGAGCTTCCGATGGACGTGACCATTTACGTCAATACAAGCAGATTGTTGGAA GAGTTCCGCGATTGGGCTTATAAAAGGACTCCGCTCTCAACGCGCCAACAGGCATACACACGTCCGATCGCTCACGAGAGCCGTGCCTTCGCTCGGCTAGATAGCATTGGCGAGAATGGCACCTGGGCTGTGAATTGCCACGGTTGGATGAAATTGTCTGATAAAGAATTCAAGCGTCTTCAAAAGTACGATTCCCTTACCCGCTGGGCCGTTGTCAAGGACTATAATCCAAACACCATTACCATCTCCGATGTTCCAGAGATACGACGCAAGATGATCATCGCCCGAAAGGTTTCGTTCACCCTGAATATGTGA